GTAATTGAATTGGCTCCAACAGAACTTATGTTTATTATATTAGCATTGGTTTCACTTATTAAATGCCAATTTCGATATATATAGTAATTTAACCCTTGTAAGTTCTTTTGGCTAAGATTAACATATGGGCTACCATTTAAAAATATATTATAAAATTGAAGATTTGCACAATCTGTTGGGTTTTTGGTTGGTCCAATAGGTACATTTATTATCATCGGTTTTCCCAACACATCAGGGGTACAATTTCCTGTATAAATTATATTTTTCATCTCGTCTTGATATGAGGAAGTTGTTCCATTTATATTGTACAATATCGAACTACAAAGTTGTGCATCAGAGTTTGGGTTTATTTTAATCTTTGAATTTCCATCTAAAATTAAACTTATTACTCCCCAATCTCCTATTGGTATATTATCTAATCTGACATAACCAGTAGTTGAATTATCCAAAATGGTCGAGTTAATATTTGGATAACCTATGAATGGTTTTATGGCATTTATTTTTACCAGATTATTGGTTGGATTTATATAGAACGCCAAACCTTGAGAGGGTAAATTACCCTGATTTTGTATGGCTATGTAGTAATGATTAGGTGCTGTAGTTTCGTTATATGCCAATATAGAGACAAATGGCTTTGATGTTATTGTGGTTGTAATTATAGATATAGAAGTAGTTGTAGTTGTTGTATATGTATGATTAAAGGCACCACCAAAATAAGCACCGAATAAACTACCAATAATTACAATTATAAGTTCAAAAAATAGGTAAGGTCTATTTTTAGTATAGTATACTTTAATTTCATCCTTTAAAGTCATATTTCAATTTAGTAAAATAAGTATAAAAATTAGAACCATCTCTAAAAGTGCCAATAACTTTATACTAAAATTTCCTGCAAATACTAAGCCAGGTATTATTATGAGTAATAAGAAATGGGCCCGAGGAGATTTGAACTCCTGACCTCCCGATTATCAGTCGGGTGCTACTAACCAGGCTAAGCTACGAGCCCATGTTGGGTTTAATGCTTAATCTTTATCATACTTAACCTCTAATACCTTGCCCCCGGGCTTTTCCTCCCTGAATAATTGCGTCTCGAACTTGTAGAGCTTCAGTTTTGGCTGCGACCAGTAATTCCTGTGCATGCCTGCCTTCACGCACGTCTCTTCCAGGAATCTCTTCCTGTCCCATCCCTGCTCAACTGCTACTATGGGCAACAACAGGCCGCTCTGCATGCCGTATTCCACCATCAGGCCGTCCCTGCCGACTTTTACGCTGTCCAGCCTCTTCCTCTCGCCACCAGTTATCAGGACTGGGCTTGAGAGCACGCTAACTTCCACAAGGAGGTCGTCAAGCTCCTTTTTTGATACGGACACGAACCTAGGATCCTCGAACGCTGCCGCTATCGCAGCATCTACAAGCGACTCGCCCAACGGGGCTATCGCCCTCGGGAAACCTATGCAGCCGCGCAACGACCTCGTGGGGTAGTGCTCCAGCGTCACGAACACCCCGTAAGGCCTGCCGAACTCCTCAAGTGTGCTTGAAACAACTTCCTTCTCGAAATTGGGATTTATTATGAACAGCTCTATCGCATATCTCGCGGCCTTGACGAGCCTCTCGCCCTCCTTCGCTGCAAGCACATGCATGATATACACTAGGATTAGATTTACAATACAAGTATAAATATTTGACATACGAATTAGGCACGGGTTACATGGAAAGGAGGCTAACCGTATACACTGATGGCGCCGCGCGCGGCAATCCCGGGCCAAGCGCATCCGGATTCATGGTATATGAAGGGGGGAAGCTGCTTCACAGGCATTCGGAATACAACGGCAAATCGACCAACAACCACTCGGAGTACAGGGCTGTCGCTCTTGCGCTGAAGTGGTGCGTTGCCAACCTCGATGCTGAAGAGCTCCACGTTTCGCTGTATTCGGACAACGAGCTCGTCGTAAGGCAGCTCAATGGAAGGTACAAGATGAAATCCGAGTCGCTACGGCCGCTCAACGAGGAAATAAGGGAAACATCAAGGAAATTCGGGAAAATCGAATTCAGGAACGTGAGGAGGGAGAACATCTACATAGCAGCGGTAGACAGGTCCTTGAACGAGCTGCTTGACAGGATGGAGGACTGAGCTTGTGGCGCTGTCCGTCTTGATGATGTCTGTGATAAAATGGAAAAGAGGATAAAAATCGTGAACGAAAGTTCCAATGGCTCAGGCCCCAACTGGTCCGCGAGGATTGACAGGAGCATCAGCATGGGCAACGGCTCCTTCGGCATCAGAATAGACCTTGGCACAAAATCCCTGTATATGCACGGGAGAAAGGCATACGACTGGGAGATGGAAGACTATGTCGCTGCGATGGGAAGAAAGCCGCAGGACCTGCATTTTGTAACAATTAACGAGTATTACGGCACCGACAGCAATTTCCTGAACCTGATAAGGAGGAATGGCAGCGAAAAAAAGGTATTCATCGACGTGCCCAAGGACAAGAGCATCTCCGAGGCCTTTGAGGATGAGGTAAACAGGATGTACAACAACACCTTCCTGAAGAGGGTGCTGCTGCGGAACAAGGCCTGATGCATGCTTGGTTGTATTTGCGGCATATTGCCGCAACAGTAACTATAAATAAGACATAGGACGCAATTATTATGATATAGAGTGTAGACATGCCGGCAGCGAGCAAGAACCCAAAGGGAGATCACGAGGGCAAGCAGAAGTCCGAGGAGACGCAGAAGGCGGAGGAAGTGCACACAGTGGACATCGCGGCAAAGGAGCACTGGAAGAAGGGCAACTCCCTGTTTGAGGAAAGCAAGTTCGAGGAGGCGATAGGGGAGTACAACGAGGCGATACGCATAGACGCCAAGTATGCCGATGCGTATTTCAACAGGGCGCTTACGAAAAGGGTGACAAACGACTTCGACGGAGCGAAGAACGACCTGGAAATGGTCCTGAGCCTGCAGCCGAAGAGCGCGGACGCGCCTTTGCTCATAGGGGACATAGCCGAGAACGCCAACGACCTGCTCAGCGCCAAGTACTGGTACGAGAAGTCGCTTGCAAACAACCCGGATTATACGGAGGCGAAGAACAGGCTCGAGCACATAGATTCCCTGATGCACATGGATACTGACATAGCGGGCAAGCAGGGCACGCAGCAGGTGCAGGTGAAGAAGGAGGAGCAGAAGGACGTGATAGAGGAAGGGCAGATAAAGAAGGTGGCATTCCTCAAGTCTGACGTAAGGTTCGATGACGTGATAGGGCTTGAGAAGGTGAAGCGCTACCTGCAGGAAAACGTCGTCCTTGCGATAAAGAAGCCGGAGCTGTTCAAGAAGTACGGGAAGAAGCTGGGACTGGGCCTTTTGCTATACGGCCCTCCGGGCACCGGAAAGACATACATAGTCAGGGCGATAGCCGGCGAGGCTGGGGCCAACGTGATAATCGCAAGGGTGAACCAGATAGTCGACATGTACACAGGAAATACAGAGAAGAACCTACATGCAATATTTGAGCAGGCAAGGAAGAACACCCCGTGCATAATATTCTTCGACGAGCTTGACGCACTCGGGGTGAAGAGGGGCGGCGACGAGCCCGGAGGGGGCAACAGCTCGGCACTGAGGCTCGCGGTCAACCAGTTCCTCGTGGAAATGAGCGGCGTAGAGAGCAATCCGGAGGGCATATACGTAATAGGAGCAACCAACAACCCGTGGGACATAGACCCGGCGCTCAAGAGGAGCGGGAGGTTCGGGGACAGCGTCTACATAAAGCCCCCGAGCTATAAGGACAGGAGGAACCTGTTCAAGTACTATACCAGGAACAAGCC
The genomic region above belongs to Candidatus Micrarchaeota archaeon and contains:
- a CDS encoding TIGR00296 family protein, encoding MHVLAAKEGERLVKAARYAIELFIINPNFEKEVVSSTLEEFGRPYGVFVTLEHYPTRSLRGCIGFPRAIAPLGESLVDAAIAAAFEDPRFVSVSKKELDDLLVEVSVLSSPVLITGGERKRLDSVKVGRDGLMVEYGMQSGLLLPIVAVEQGWDRKRFLEETCVKAGMHRNYWSQPKLKLYKFETQLFREEKPGGKVLEVKYDKD
- a CDS encoding ribonuclease HI family protein, encoding MERRLTVYTDGAARGNPGPSASGFMVYEGGKLLHRHSEYNGKSTNNHSEYRAVALALKWCVANLDAEELHVSLYSDNELVVRQLNGRYKMKSESLRPLNEEIRETSRKFGKIEFRNVRRENIYIAAVDRSLNELLDRMED
- a CDS encoding AAA family ATPase; the encoded protein is MPAASKNPKGDHEGKQKSEETQKAEEVHTVDIAAKEHWKKGNSLFEESKFEEAIGEYNEAIRIDAKYADAYFNRALTKRVTNDFDGAKNDLEMVLSLQPKSADAPLLIGDIAENANDLLSAKYWYEKSLANNPDYTEAKNRLEHIDSLMHMDTDIAGKQGTQQVQVKKEEQKDVIEEGQIKKVAFLKSDVRFDDVIGLEKVKRYLQENVVLAIKKPELFKKYGKKLGLGLLLYGPPGTGKTYIVRAIAGEAGANVIIARVNQIVDMYTGNTEKNLHAIFEQARKNTPCIIFFDELDALGVKRGGDEPGGGNSSALRLAVNQFLVEMSGVESNPEGIYVIGATNNPWDIDPALKRSGRFGDSVYIKPPSYKDRRNLFKYYTRNKPIGNLNYGRLARATMGYSPADIERVADKAAMLPLLHEYTLNMSREYSMKDVLSILRDKDYSGSSLDEWYAMVKKDVITKTEVQIIDGKKQEIVKEGKLDPQEKILYKTMVSDIKRNTSSMVIFIRKFVRWFAVNAF